ATGCTGGCTGTATCCTGGGaggtgtgtggggcaggggaaggggaacTGGCTGCAGAGAGGCAGATGACAGTAGTTCCTTCTGGtcctgggagaagaggtggGTTCTCTGGCTGATTTCATACGGCAAAGATGCAGAGCTGTGACATGAAACTTTGCCCTCACGTGTTTGCTGAGCgcttcccacagctccaggacaGAGTTAATAGTGTAGGGGTAGTTCTGGGTACACAGCTGGAATTACTGGGTTGCCCAGCTGTTAAATTGGGGCAGACAATCACAAGAAGGCTGATCCatcaaagaaaggaagagtttTTCTGCTGACTTCATGGGGAAGGCCAAAAAGCAAcactgaaaggaaataaatgtctCAGCAATGGGGTGGTATCACCTGCCAGCAGCCAATGGCCTCATTTGGCTCAGTTCCCAATTTGGGATGAAGACAAAATTCTTACAAAATGGTGATTATACTGAATATGGGACATATGTcatgctcctctccctcctgcttttGCAGACAGTGGCTGGTCTGTGGGGATGGCACACAAATGGAGACTGACCCTTACTTACCTTCGCCACATCCACACCCCATAGTTGCTTTCTGCCTCCACATCCCTTAATAGTCAATAATTACAGCATTCTGTATATCAAGTGGGATCCTTCATTGGGTTGCTCTATACAGGCAGGTGCCATCATTTGGTACAGTATTATTATTGTGACCTTCATTAGGCACtggagacactggcacagggtgcccagaaaagctgtggctgccccatccctggaagtgtccaaggccaggctggatggggcgtggagcaacctgggatagaggaagatgtccctgcccattgcagagGAGTAGAACTAAATGGTCTTAATGCAGTGACCCAATGCCAGATAAAACACAGTTATGGCAGCACAGATGAACGTGGAGGCCGTGCTGGTGCTTCCCTCAGATGATGTAAAGCCTTGGTCAGATGGGCTGGTGTTGCCAGGATAGACACTTCAGAAGCCAGAACACAGATATTTTTAGGGATAATAAAAGAACAATTAGTGTGAAAGTGTGTTTTTGCAGGCATAGCTGAAATGGCATGCAGCTGCAGATGACATATTGATTTATTATATGTAAAACCATCCATGCTCATTTTTAGAAGTCTGATGGTGTCTCTTATGCTGTCAAGAGGAAaattcttggggaaaaaagagtgTAAAAAGCAACTGGGATTATTTTGTAGCCATATAGTGGCACTTTTCCCTATTTTTAGTGCAAATCAGCACAATCCAAGTGCAGACTCCCCAGAAGTGCTGAGGTGAGAGTGCCTTGCCTTAGAAACACATTATATGTTTAAGCAACCTAAATAGCTGCTTTGTATCTAGATGGGGGAGGATTTACTGGGCTTGGATGTGGTTCACAtaccactgctgctgccttcttgCCCAATCCACAATTCCTGCTGAATCGCAGCTCCCGTTTCCCGCTGCTTTGGGTCCCAGGAATGGGGACCTCGCTGTAGCTGTTCCCATGGGTAAGGACTAGCTGCAGGACCCATGATCTGCAAGCTCAGGCCTGGTCAAAGACTTTGCACAGAGTTTAGTCAAAGCTGATTTCGTTGAGGGAAGGTGATGGGGTCTGTCCCCAGGTCCTTGGCAAAGCGGGACCGTTGCAGGCGCCCAAggctctccctccccacaggcAGGGAGGTTTCTGGTGCCAGGTCGAGTCTGCGAGAAGTGAATAGTTTTTCTGGTTGTTTGCAGCAAACTCCAAAGATGAGTCAAGGACCTACCCTCTTCTCTTGTGGCGTGATGGGTAAGTAACAGAAACTTCTGTCTGCATTTACTCCACCTCCGCTCCTGCTTCCTCATAGCGATGGGCGGGAGGATGTCCTGACTAGCTGGATGTCTCCAAAAACACTCTCCTGCCAGACTCTGGGGTGGGCATCCTGTCCcacacagcagggatggaggggcacCCACCCCTCCACCCGCTAGTGGTGGCCATCACGCCCGTGCCACTCTCCTTGCCAAAGGTGGTTGTCATGACCTGTTGCCATTGCTGAGGGAATTGCTtatctcctttcccctcccctttggTGTATCTGCTTATTTTTAGAGTAATTCATACAGTGAGATTATAAACATTTGGAGTCTGAGGTTGTGTTTGTGTATCCAGCCCATGACAGTGGCTCTTGAATGTTTGCATGATGCAAGTAATAAATAACATTATTGTCACCAAAATGTTCTACCACTTAACACAAAGTGTTTGGACAGACCTCAAGCAGTAAGGAAAATGTCTTACTTTTGCCATTGACAGTAACCCTGGTACAGGATGTttgatgccttttgtcttgaGCTTACTATCAATTTTTATGCTGAACAGCCACCAAAATTGATGGAGGATTTGTGCTTTGGTTGATGATCCTGAAAAACCAATAGTTCCAGAGGATGTGCTGTTATGCTGTGCTCTTTGGCATTTGTAGTGGGGAGCCAGACACTGGGCAAAGGCTCAAAACCCAATTAAAATTGTAGGTCAAGTCTGAGCCAAGCTCCTTGCTGTGAAAGCCAATACTTCACAAAGaggctgccccttctcttcATGGACACAACTCTCATTAGTGTTAATGAGAGCCGGGCACAGCCATTGATGGGAGATGTCTCCCAAGCTCTCTGATAACTCCAGTCATTGTGGGTGCAGGGGAGATGGAGAgcatttggggctttttttcagatgaaaatcaCAGGCTTCAAAGTCAAGAAGGGGTAGAGACAGCCTGTtccctttctcctgcctgtCAAACATGAGTGAGGAACAAAGAACCCAAATCAGATGGTTTTGTCTTGCACTGTGGCAGTCTCTTCAGTAGATATGTGGAGTCTCTGCCTAATTGAAAAACAGTTTGTCTTTAAGAGCTTTTACAAAACCTTCTGCATCTTCCTAGTGCTGTGCTGGTTCATTTGTGTCTGCCAAATCACCCCCTCTGAGGGAACTGAATGTCACCTCCTTGACCTCAGCTCGCCCTGTAATGGTCTTTGTCATGCCCAGTCATTTCTCCAACATGCAAGGGCATTGATTGGCTTGGGTTTCATTTTAGGTATCTTTCCTGAGTGTTCTTGATGTCTCCAAACATGGGCCATGATCACAGACTAATCCAGTATCAAAACTTGCTTGACTTTTTAAATAAGTCCCCTGGCAGCTCATGTCTGGTCCTTGTGACcatggggcagcaggacagggggaagCCCAGGTCTTGCCAGggagagcatcatccaaaccctggGGTTTCCTTGTAAGGTACTGAACACCACAAGCATTTGAAAGTGGATTATAGGTTGTAATAGAACTCATTGTATTGAGTAAACATTATTAAAGACTGATGGATGATGCAATGTTTGATCCACTTCTCAAGGTGACCTAAATAGTCTTTTGATTTTTAAGatttataagaaataaaaaaggatgtGATGATGATATTACTGAACAGATTGGGTTGTCTTTATGTAGTCCTTTGCCTGGAGGAAGATTAAAGTGAAATGTCTAGAACTATAAAttcaataatttcttttctccccttctccttgATGGGTTCTTGAAACACCTGGGAGTGTCCGGCTGTCCTGTTGTTggatagggttttttttatcttttgccCCTTTCCTTCTCCAACAGTCTCCATCACATACCCCAGTGAAAATATCAATGACTGTACCAGAGAAAGGAGATGGTGCTGAATTATTAGAAAGTTGGGGCATTAGTGttgtgaggccctggcacaggtgcccagagaagctgtggctgtctcatccctggaagtgtccaaggccaggttggttggggcttggagcaaactgggctggtgggaggtgtccctgcccatggcaggggagtttgAACTAGATGGTCTggaaggtccctcccaacccaaaccattctttgattctattaTTTTTGACTTCCTATAGtgcaatttttctgtctttgggTGAATGACagaggaaaatttaaaataccttaACAAGGCAGCATTGCCTGACTTTTCCCTGGTAGATATGTAAGAAGTGCTCAGCCCCCAAGTCGGTAGCAGCAGAAGTTGCACTAGTCCAGTcatgtatcacagaatcactggcTGGTTTCAGCAGGAAGGGACATtaagcccatccagtgccaccctctgccataggcagggacaccttccaccagaccaggtggctccaagccctgtccaacctggccttgtaGGGGAACCTCAGTGGGTGTGTGCTGACAGCTGTGGCCTCCTGTTTTCTGTGTAAGCAAGAAATTATCTCCAAGGTGAGGTGCGGGCAGGGCTTTATTGAGGCTGTGACAAGGTGCTTGCACAGGCAGTCGCTCTGGCTGCAGGATCAGAGTCCTGGCATGGCACTGCATGCACAGGTCTCATTGTAAAAGTGGGGAGGAGGATGGGTTTGAACCCACGGGGCAGGTCCTGCATCAGGCACACATCCTCTGAAGTGCTCTTCAAAGTAACATCATTTCCTTTTTCACTGGGAAAGCACTCTCACAGTTTGTCCTTGTAGGGcactgtggcagagcagggtgggggaCAAAGCACAGAGGTCAACTTGTCTGCCCCTTGGGACTCTCCTCCACCAGCACCCGTTGGCAACACCTTCATTCCGAGTGTGCTCTGGGGtttgcagccctgggctcaCTGTTGCACACCTCTTACCTGGGAGTGGCTTTTCACCCTAACACAGGTGGCAGAAGAAAGCCAAGAAACCAGAATAAAAGCAAACTCATAGAgccattaaggttggaaaaggccccAAGATCAAACCCTTCAGGGGGATGATGCCCCTTGGTTGCATCCTGAAAGCACTCCCTGGGCTTGCATGCCTCCTATTATTGAACCAGGATTTCCTGGtattttgggttgtttttctttagaaaggCCATAAGTGCAGGGCAGCATCTTGGTGCACATTGAAACACAGTCAGCCTGCAAAGAGAATAAGCCACACAGGGAATTCTGGTGAGGTGTAGCTGGAGTGGGGAGACCTCACCAGATCACATTGACGAACAGGGCACGTTTTGCTGCCAAGGTGGGGAATTTCCCTCTTCTGTGCAGGCTGTTGGCACGAGCAGCCTGCAGCCCACAGGTGTGTTTATTCTCCAGAGTAGATTTTGGGGCCGttgttttaatttcctgttgaagcacagctctgtgcatcATATTTTCATCTTATATCTGCACTGGGAATGTTCTATGGCACTGCCATCAGCTAATTACCACCATTAAACGTATTCCACATTTAGAAATTATCTCTTGAACATAAACAAGGGGCAGTGGAAAATGCAGGCTGCCTTTCCCTGTGTGCACAGGGACTGTGAGGCCAAAATACAACCTGAACAACATGTGAAAAAAGGGAATTGGTGGCACACCTGTGTGGAGAGAAATGTTTGGGTTGGGATCCAAACGGAATTTATCTGCCAAAAAGGATAAGGAAAATTGATTGAAACCCCTAATTGCTTTACAAGTTGTTGTAATAAATTATGTATTAATGTAAATTATTTCATGGAAAAAGAACGTAGAGGAGACTAGAGCAGAAGGATCATGCATTATGTATAAAAAGGAACTGTAAAAATATTATAGCAGCACATTTGTGTCGCTGTAGTTAAAGTTGTGTCAGCGTTTTGGTTTTACACTCTTCTCTGTGGTTATGAGAGTGGTCATTAAAATTTACTCTCTGTCACCAGAGGAGCACAGGAGTCATTTAAAAAGCCTGGGGCCATCCTGGAACTGCAGAGTGCCTGATGTGTCCGTGCACTGCTCCGGAAAAAACAGGAGCTCAGCATTTGGAAACCTGGCTGTGGTACCCTGAAGATGGACCCTGctctctgtggggctgtgcaaggctcctggggctgtgtgGAGGACAACACCTTGATTTTGGGATGTGACTGGAGCCCATGAGTGCCTTGTGCCCTGGACCACTGGGGCCATTTGATACAGCAAAGGTTGCACGAGGGAACAGATGGATGTTGTTAAGGAGTTAGTGTGTACTTTTGCAGTTTTTAGTCAAAATCCAGAAGTAAGATGCTGTTTCATCCAGGGACACAAAGAGCCAAGAAGGACCTGTTTAATCAGGGGAAGAGCCCCTTGTGCCCCACTTGCACCAAGATCTGCTTGCCCCATTATTTTCCAATAGGCAAAGGAGTTTTCCAGCGAAGCAGCTCACTTGCAAATCAAGGGATGCTCATGGTGGGTTTTATCCTAGAACAAATTACTGCCTCAGGGTAAACTAGGCTGAGGTTTgtaatttaagaaaattaatacaTGTTTAACTGCAGCAGAATTAACAGCTCCAGTGCAATTATTGTTATCAGCGTGCGCAGGATGGGAATCTTAGTCTTACAAAATTGAGCAGAAAACCAGCCACTTTTCCACAATAAGGCTTTCCAGAGTTCTTTAGTTACGCCCTCAGCCTTCAGACTATCTCATTTTCAATGTGATTCAGGGCTGGCATATCTGGGATATCTGCTGCTTTGGGACTGGTCAGTGATGCTGGAAGGTTTTTGggggccaggctgtgccagctctcaTGGTGCAAGGGGAAAAGCAaacagccccaggctggggctgggggtaGTTGTGCTATTACAATTTTCTTTGCAAGGTTTGGAAGATTTATAGCTGTTTGTGCTAAAGCAGGGGTGAAAGAGGAAGGTATCCTGTATCCTCCTCACCAAGGCCTTTTGTACAGTCTCCGGCCTGAGGATCGTGGCAGCTTGCCATGAAAAATCggtttctatttctgtttcttttgtctGCTGACCTGACCTAAGAAACCTCTCTGCTGGCAGCAtaatacagaggaaaaataataaagatcTAAACATAGATGAAGTTGTTTAGCACAGATTTCTCACTTTTCATTGTGTTTATTAAAATGAGGAGAGCAACAGTTGAAATGCCATGCGGTTATTgcgggcagggccaggctgttTGTGGCTGGAGCTGTTatggcagcagctgaaggcaggGAGAAATGGGAAAGTTGGCCAAGAGTGGTGTAAGGGGCCCCAAATCTGCCCTCCTGACTTGAAACCTTGGTTGAAAGCATTCTATGCCACTGCATCTTCCCTATCGGGCTGGTACCCACAGCTGTGGGCTGGGTATGGCTTTGAATTCACCCTTCGGTTGCCTGAGTGGAAATAcccaaaaaccccccaaaagcATCGCATGGTTTAGATATGATCATGTGAAACTTGGCAGCGGCGGTTGGCTGGCACAGTTGGCCTCTGTTTGCAGCAGCCGGCGACAAAAACAGGCACCAGTGAAAGTCTGTTGGGTGATGACTTTTTTCCATTGCAGCAGCTGACAGGGTTGTCCTGCCATGGTTTTCCTGTTGAGCATCAGGGGTGTATCTGCAGAGAGCCCCGTCCGCCTGCGCAACCCAACCTTCATGATCCtgtgctttcttcttttattgTCAGCGGGATGTGGGAATGTCAGTGGGAATGAGATCATCATCCTTGATCCTCTCTTGGGACATGGTCAGTTGGTGggaagctggggaagggtctggagcatcaGGAGTGGCTGAGTGAGCTGAGGGAGCTCAACCTGGAGAAAACAAGGCCCAGGagggaccttcttgctctctacaactccctgacaggaagGTGGAGTGAGGTGGGAGtaggtctcttctcccaggtagcaagcaacagaacaagaggaaacacCCTCAAGTTGAACCAAGGGAGGtatagattggatattagggaatactttttcatggaaagagttgtccagccctggaacaggctgtccagggcaatggtggagtcaccatcgCTGGAAAGATTTAAAAGCCCCATAAAAGTGGCACTcggggacatgggttagtgggTGCCTTGGCAGTGATGAGGAAGTGGGTGGACTTGATGTCTTTGGAGAGCTTTTAATGATActgtgtttctatgattctgttctatgattctgtggtttctGAATGCAGCAGTAACCAGGTTTGCAGTCTTCCTACATGGAGCTGCCTGCAGCCATACCCATCTCAGCCTCCGGACTTTGGAGGTCTGGGTTTCTGGGAGCTTTACCCAGGCACTGCAAAACCCATCTCATAAAAGGAATATCTTTAGGCTGACCCTGTAGCCATGCAACAGGTCACCCCATCTTTTGCTGTGCTGCATTGAAAGACTTTAATAAAGCTGAATTTGCAGGGGAAACAAATTCACCTGTAAATAAGATGAatgaaatagaataaataaataaataaataaataagtgatATAAGAGGGGAATAAAGTAAGtgtattctttttaaaaaagtgagcCTATCAAacaatttgtttctttaaataaatgcttGGCCTTATGTTTCTTAGAGAAATGCAAACAATTGGCTCTGCTAGGAACACCTGGGATCTTTAAGGCAACCCCAGAGGGATGCTAAACCCAGGGTGCAGCAGAAGAGTAGGAGAGTGGGGTAGCTGGTGTCCATTTCACCTTCCTGTTCCATGGGGTAACTGGGCAGGGGGGCACCTGACCCAGAGCACCCAGGTGAGCAGAGAtttgggggatggaggggagatGCATGATAAGCCTCACAGCTGGGCCCTAAGAACAGCGTCTTGCATGGCTTCTGTTAGACACAGTATCTTGGGCTCGGCTAGGGAGAGATGCTCAGAGCCTTAGTGGGGATAAGTTGGTTTCACTGGAGCAGTGCTGTTTTAGCAGTGGATGagagcaggacagcaggacagctcTCAGCCTCAACAGAGTGTTGGGGTGGCTTTTGGCTACCATAGGCTCTGATACCTGGTTGGggtttctgtgctgtgccaggcagatCGGTGCCTAGTGAGACACCCTCCTTTCTGTTAGGACCATCCTAATGCCTATCTCATCTCCTTTCTAGTGTTTTGTCCCCAGGGTCCATCTTGCCCCAAATTTGTACTCTTCACTTCCAGTTTTTGTGAGACTCTCAGGCAGTTACTGGTTGTGTAGCCCAGGACAAACTGCCCACATCTGAGACACAATTTAGCACCAAGATAACCAGTGGCCATATCATTTTTGTACTGCTGAATTCCCCTTAGCTAGTGTGATCTGGAATATCCAAAGCAATGCTTTTATCTTCCTCTGGCAGTTTTGCTCCTGCTGGGATTGTCACTTGTCTCTCTCTCCATCTACTCCGCACAACCCGCTCTGCTGGCAGTTCAGGAAACCATATTCCAAGAGTTAATTAATTTGTACTGGAAAACGTCCCATATGCTACTCTTTTGTTTATGGACGTAGAAAGCGAAACGCAGAATTAATTAACGCTAATGCCTGTGCgtgtgtgttgttttgtttttttctttttttcctcttttgcgAACCAGAAAATGACAGATGGAGAGATCTCAGCAGGAAGTGTCCACTCCAGCTCGAGCAGCCGGGCGCCAGCATCTGGGACTGCTTGTCGGACAAGGGCGAGGAGTGCCCGCGCTGGCCGAGAGAGGGGACCAGCACCTGCTCTGTCACCAACCTCATCAAGGACCTGAGTCTCAGCGACCCCCACGGCAACCCCTCGGCCCCCCCAAGCAAGCGCCAGTGCCGCTCGCTCTCCTTTTCCGACGAGATGTCCGGCTGCGGGACCTCGTGGAGACCGCTGGGCTCCAAGGTGTGGACGCCGGTGGAGAAGCGCCGGTGCTACAGCGGGGGCAGCGTGCAGCGCTACTCCAATGGCTTTGCCACCAtgcagaggagctccagctTCAGCCTGCCCTCGCGCTCCAACGCGCTCTGCGGTGAGCATCCCTCCCTGGGCGGCCGCGTGGGGTGCCAGCCAAGGAAAGCGGCCGCTGGTGGGCACGGGGGAGAGCGGGTGGACATCCAGAGGTCTCTGTCCTGCTCGCACGACCGCTTCTCCTGCTCGGAGTATGGTGTACCCTCGGCCAGCAGCACGCCTGCCTCCACGCCGGAGCTGGGCCGCCGTGCCGCGGGACTCTCCCGCAGCCGCTCCCAGCCCTGCGTCCTCAACGACAAGAAGGTGGGAGTCAAGCGGCGGAGACCGGAGGAGGTTCAGGAGCAGCGGCCATCGCTGGACCTCGCCAAGATGACCCAGGTAAGAGGTGGTGGGGCTGTCCCTGCGAGGGGGCTCAGCAGAGGGGGGATATTAAGGAGCTGTTCTCTACTTGGCTAAAGAGCTTTCAGCATCCTCCAAGATGCAGGTAATACAGAGTAATGCAGGTGTTACAGGGAAACACATCCTTCTGTCCCAGCAGATACCCATTGCCTTCCAAATGGATTTCTTCCCTGCCTATCTGTTCTATACTGATTTTTGCACAGCGAGTCCACCATGTCACCATTTCCTCCTGGCACGGGTTTCAAGCAGGAATATGTTGAACCCCACAATTTTGAGCTCAGGTGAGAGGAGCCCTGTGTCTGCCATGCCGAGATGGAGGCAGTACCTTGAGgcacccagccctggctccatcAGGAGCTGAGTTCTTACTGCTACAGGCTTTACTTGCTCTTAGCCTCTGTAATTTTCCACTCTGGAGATGTTATCACGTTTCATTTTCAGATGCAAACACAGAGCACAACCTCCCTCTTCAAtctgctgtgcagagccagaTAACAGTTCTGAAGCACGAATCAGGGAGGAGTTTGCTCCTGAGccctctccctgcaggactAAGTGACTGGACTCTGGTGAGACACAGAGTGAGGGGCTGCATCGAAGGACAGCACGAGCAACGTTTCCATTTCACActcatttcttttcctgccGTTTCATGACTTGACATTTCCCACATCAATAATTCATAGTTGTGAAGTCAGTGGCACCACAAGATCTGTGTGGGATGGAGATAACAGGGTGTGAAAACCCCAGGGCCTGTGGGAGTGGGGGCACCTTGACCATCTCCCGGGCTGAGCTGTCACCTTCTGCAGGCCAGAAAAGTTCCCTCATGGTTTCAGTTCGATGTGGTTGCCTGCTCTGCTTTATCTCAGAGCAAACTGGGTCTGCATCTGCCCTGGTGCTTTCTCGTAGGGCCTGTCTGGTGCAAGGCATCCGCTTGTTGTTGGCAGGAAAACTGGTGGGAGCAATTCAATAGGTGGGATGGGGAAACAGCTGGGAAACACCCAGTGGATGACAtccagtgctgtgtgtgcattttCTCCTTACAAGAACATGATATTTTATGGTGTTTCGTGCTTGGCAGCACAGAGGGTGTTTGAAGGAGTGCAGTGGTGTGTTGGAGGAAGAGATTGGCTTTTCCTACTCCAGGGGAGCTTAGAGGATAAAAAGGGTGAGGGAGTCCCATATCTGGGTGATAGCAGGGGAATAGCACGAGGATTGCTCTTGTCTTTTGATAAATCACGGCAACAACATTTAATATTCTAGCTTGTTTTATTAGATAACAAGCTGA
Above is a window of Pithys albifrons albifrons isolate INPA30051 chromosome 9, PitAlb_v1, whole genome shotgun sequence DNA encoding:
- the FAM53B gene encoding protein FAM53B is translated as MVMILTKTRENKGADSVTCRTELQTPKMSQGPTLFSCGVMENDRWRDLSRKCPLQLEQPGASIWDCLSDKGEECPRWPREGTSTCSVTNLIKDLSLSDPHGNPSAPPSKRQCRSLSFSDEMSGCGTSWRPLGSKVWTPVEKRRCYSGGSVQRYSNGFATMQRSSSFSLPSRSNALCGEHPSLGGRVGCQPRKAAAGGHGGERVDIQRSLSCSHDRFSCSEYGVPSASSTPASTPELGRRAAGLSRSRSQPCVLNDKKVGVKRRRPEEVQEQRPSLDLAKMTQNRQTFNSLTCLSATSEDGSPRPPGPPGWTAPHSPGVMPGRTPACTPVPEPPHSRPDDHRASRDDLSCEEEEEGGTKEEDRAAWTGAENLFQLDGEIDIEQIENN